GTTAAGAGAGAAGCTTGTGGCAGTTGAGGACATTCTCGAAGATGAGCGAGTAGTGATCATAGATGAGGCGGTCATATCCGGTCTTACGCTTTCGACCGTGATCGACAAATGCCAAACTGCCGGTGTAAGCGAGATTCACGTTCGTATTCCGTCACCTCCAATGCGGACACAGTGCAGTTATGGTGTACTTTCTGAGGATGCTGATCTAGTAACAGATGGTGCTTCTATGTGCATAAGCGAGCTACAAAAGGAGATTGAAGATAAGTATAACCTATCAAGCTTCCGTTATTTGCCGATAGAGAGGTTCCGTCAAAGGGTACCCACAGACTATGGATTTACCTGCACTGAGTGTTTTGAGGGGAACAAACAATGATATCAGTACTCTTCTTAGATTGTGACGGTATTTTGACAACCGGAACCTACCTTTATGACGACACCGGTAAACGGTACAAGGAATTTAGTTCAATAGATAGCAACGGTGTCAACGAAGCATTACAAAAGAATATTGCAGTAGAAGTCATAAGTTCTGACCCAACCGGCGATGATATAAATGAGGCACGTTGCAATGATATGGGGATCCCATATTATCGCGCAATTGAAGATTCGAAAGAGACAGTTGTTTCTCGCCGATTAAAAGAGCTCGATAAAGAATGGGAAGAGGCAGCTATGATGGGAGATGATATAACCGACATAGAAGCCCTCAAAAAAGTGAATGTTCCAGTAACAGTCCCCAACGCTGTCAAGAGAGTCAAAAACCTGGTTAGAGATAGAAATGGGTACATAACCAGTAGACAGGGCGGACATGGTGCTGTCGCTGAAGCCATCCGTTATCAAATTGATAAATGATATTCGCATGATTGTAATAACACTCGCAGCTGGTCTTGGGAGTAGACTTGTACCGTCATTGGAAAAGCCGATACCTAAATCACTCATTTCGTTGGGATCAGAAAATCTCCTTGAAAGGCAGGTAAGGCAACTCTCTCGCAATGGGGAGACGAAACACATCGCCGTTATAGGTAGGCAAGGTGAATGTTGGACAGAAGACTACATCCAGCAATTCGAAGAAACCGTT
Above is a genomic segment from Halomicrobium sp. LC1Hm containing:
- a CDS encoding HAD hydrolase family protein; this translates as MISVLFLDCDGILTTGTYLYDDTGKRYKEFSSIDSNGVNEALQKNIAVEVISSDPTGDDINEARCNDMGIPYYRAIEDSKETVVSRRLKELDKEWEEAAMMGDDITDIEALKKVNVPVTVPNAVKRVKNLVRDRNGYITSRQGGHGAVAEAIRYQIDK